GTTGAATGTGGTAGAGAAGTTGGGGCTGTTGCGATACTTGTAAAAGatgctgtggtagttgtaggggcaacTGTGGTacttgtaggggcagctgtggttgtagtaggagcagctgtggttgtagtaggagcagctgtggttgttgtaggggcAACTGTGGTTATAATCGGAGCAGCtcttgtagttgtaggtgcagctgtggttgtagtaggGGCGACTGTTGTCGTTGTTGGGGCGGCTGTGGTTGTACTGGGAGTAGCTGTGgctgttgttggagcctctgtggtagttgttggggtgGCTGTGGTAGTAGTGGGAGAAACTGTGGATGTTGTTGGAGTGTCTGTGGTATTtttaggggcagctgtggttgtagtgggagaagttgcagatgttgttggagtgtctgtggtagttgtaggggcagctgtggtcttagtgggagaagctgtggttgttgttggaaacTCTGTTGCTATTAAAGGTGCAGTTGATGTTGTAGTAGGAgcggctgttgttgttggagcctctgaggTAGTTGTTGGGGAATTTGTAGGTGCAAATGTGGTtgcagtgggagaagctgtggttgtggtTGGACCAGATGTGGTCGTTGTGGGAGAAGCTCTTGTTGCTGTTGGATTCTCTGTAGTAGTTGTAGGggtagctgtggttgtagttggagcagctgtggtcgtagtgggagaagctgtgcttgtagttggagcagctgtggtcgtagtgggaggagccgttgttgttggagcctctgttgtaatagtaggtgcagctgtggttatatttggagcctctgttgtagttgtaggtgaagctgtggttgttgtttgatcctctctggtagttgtaggggcagctgtggttgttgtgggagaaGCTTTTGTAGCTGTAGGTGCCACTGTGGTTGTTTTTGGAGCCTCTGtgatagttgtaggtgcagctgttgttgtagtgggagcagctgtggttgttattGGATCCTCTGGTGTAATTGTCGGTGCACCtttggttgtagtgagagaagcgttggtagtagtgggagaaactgtggttgttgttggagcttctgttgtagttgtagttgcagctgtggttgttgtttgatcctctgtggtagttgtaggggctgctgtggttgttgtgggagcagctgttgtagttgtaggtgcagctgtggttgtagtgggggcacctgttgtagttgtaggtgcagttgtGGTTCTTGTCGGAGCCTCTGCTGCAGTTGTAGGTGTAGCTGTGGTCgcagtgggagcagccgttgttttacgagcctctgttgtagttgtaggtgaagctgtggtcgaagtgggagcagccgttgttgctgttgttggaaTCTCTGTTGTAATTGTAGGTGCAgctttggttgtagtgggagcacctgttgtagttgtaggtgcagctttgGTTGTAGCGGTAgaacctgttgtagttgtaggtgcagctgttgttgtaggtagagcgtctgtggtagttgtttggGCGGCTGTTGTTGTAATGGGAGCagttgtggtagttgtaggtgcagctgtggtcatagtaggagcagctgttgttgttgaagcctctagtgtagttgttgggttagctgtggttgtattgggagcagctctggttgttgttggagcctgtgttgtagttgtagctgcagctgtggttgttgtttgatcctctgtggtagttgtaggggcagctgtgattgatgtgggagcagctgtggtagtcgtgggagaagctgtggttttaGTGGGggcacctgttgtagttgtaggtgcagctgtgattgtagtAGGGGCGACTGTTGTCGTTGTTGGGGCGGCTGTGGTTGTACTGAGAGTAGCTGTGgctgttgttggagcctctgtggtagttgttggggtgGCTGTGGTAGTAGTGGGAGAAACTGTGGATGTTGTTGGAGTGTCTGTGGTATTtttaggggcagctgtggttgtagtgggagaagttgcagatgttgttggagtgtctgtggtagttgtaggggcagctgtggtcttagtgggagaagctgtggttgttgttggaaacTCTGTTGCTATTAAAGGTGCAGTTGATGTTGTAGTAGGAgcggctgttgttgttggagcctctgaggTAGTTGTTGGGGAATTTGTAGGTGCAAATGTGGTtgcagtgggagaagctgtggttgtggtTGGACCAGATGTGGTCGTTGTGGGAGAAGCTCTTGTTGCTGTTGGATTCTCTGTAGTAGTTGTAGGggtagctgtggttgtagttggagcagctgtggtcgtagtgggagaagctgtgcttgtagttggagcagctgtggtcgtagtgggaggagccgttgttgttggagcctctgttgtaacagtaggtgcagctgtggttatatttggagcctctgttgtagttgtaggtgaagctgtggttgttgtttgatcctctctggtagttgtaggggcagctgtggttgttgtgggagaaGCTTTTGTAGCTGTAGGTGCCACTGTGGTTGTTTTTGGAGCCTCTGtgatagttgtaggtgcagctgttgttgtagtgggagcagctgtggttgttattGGATCCTCTGGTGTAATTGTCGGTGCACCtttggttgtagtgagagaagcgttggtagtagtgggagaaactgtggttgttgttggagcttctgttgtagttgtagttgcagctgtggttgttgtttgatcctctgtggtagttgtaggggctgctgtggttgttgtgggagcagctgttgtagttgtaggtgcagctgtggttgtagtgggggcacctgttgtagttgtaggtgcagttgtGGTTCTTGTCGGAGCCTCTGCTGCAGTTGTAGGTGTAGCTGTGGTCgcagtgggagcagccgttgttttacgagcctctgttgtagttgtaggtgcagctgtggtcgaagtgggagcagccgttgttgctgttgttggaaTCTCTGTTGTAATTGTAGGTGCAgctttggttgtagtgggagcacctgttgtagttgtaggtgcagctttgGTTGTAGCGGTAgaacctgttgtagttgtaggtgcagctgttgttgtaggtagagcgtctgtggtagttgtttggGCGGCTGTTGTTGTAATGGGAGCagttgtggtagttgtaggtgcagctgtggtcatagtaggagcagctgttgttgttgaagcctctgttgtagttgttgggttaGCTGTGGTTGTATTGGGAGCAGCTCTGGTTATTGTTggagcctgtgttgtagttgtagctgcagctgtggttgttgtttgatcctctgtggtagttgtaggggcagctgtgattgatgtgggagcagctgtagtagtcgtgggagaagctgtggttttaGTGGGggcacctgttgtagttgtaggtgcagctgtgattgttgttggagcctctgtggtagttgtaggtgtagctgtggtcgcagtgggagcagccgttgttattggagcctctgttgtagttgtaggtgcagctgtggtcatAATGGGAGCatacgttgttgttgttggagcctctgttgtagttgtaggtgcagctgttgttgtagtgggagcagctgtggttgttgttggattctctgttgtagttgtaggtacagctgttgttgtagtgtgagcagctgtggttgttgttggatccTCTGGTGTAATTGTGGGTGCACCtttggttgtagtgagagaagcgttggtagtggtgggagaaactgtggttgttgttggagcctctgttgtagttgtagctgcagctCTGGTTGTTGTTGagttagctgtggttgttgttggagcctctatTGTAGTTGTagttgcagctgtggttgttgtttgatcctctgtggtagttgtaggggcagctgtggttgttgtgggagcaactgttgtggttgtaggtgcagctgtggttgtagtggggttacctgttgtagttgtaggtgcagttgtGGTTCTTGTCGGAGCCTCTGCTGCAGTTGTAGGTGTAGCTGTGGTCttagtgggagcagccgttgttgttgttggagcctctgttgtagttgtaagtgcagctgtggttgtagtcggAGCAGACGTTGTTTtacgagcctctgttgtagttgtaggtgcagctgtggtcgaagtgggagcagccgttgttgttgttgttggaatcTCTGTTGTAATTGTAGGTGCAgctttggttgtagtgggagcacctgttgtagttgtaggtgcagctttggttgtagtgggagaacctgttgtagttgtaggtgcagctgttgttgtaggtagagcgtctgtggtagttgtttgggcggctgtggttgtaatgggagcagctgtggtagttgtaggtgcagctgtggtcatagtaggagcagctgttgttgttgaagcctctgttgtagttgttgggttagctgtggttgtattgggagcagctgtggttgttgttggagcctgtgttgtagttgtagctgcagctgtggttgttgtttgatcctctgtggtagttgtaggggcagctgtggttgatgtgggagcagctgtggtagtcgtgggagaagctgtggttttaGTGGGggcacctgttgtagttgtaggtgcagctgtgattgttgttggagcctctctggtagttgtaggtgtagctgtggttgtagtgggagaagttgcagatgttgttggagtgtctgtggtagttgtaggggcagctgtggtcttagtgggagaagctgtggttgttgttggaaacTCTGTTGCTATTAAAGGTGCAGTTGATGTTGTAGTAGGAgcggctgttgttgttggagcctctgaggTAGTTGTTGGGGAATTTGTAGGTGCAAATGTGGTtgcagtgggagaagctgtggttgtggtTGGACCAGATGTGGTCGTTGTGGGAGAAGCTCTTGTTGCTGTTGGATTCTCTGTAGTAGTTGTAGGggtagctgtggttgtagttggagcagctgtggtcgtagtgggagaagctgtgcttgtagttggagcagctgtggtcgtagtgggaggagccgttgttgttggagcctctgttgtaatagtaggtgcagctgtggttatatttggagcctctgttgtagttgtaggtgaagctgtggttgttgtttgatcctctctggtagttgtaggggcagctgtggttgttgtgggagaaGCTTTTGTAGCTGTAGGTGCCACTGTGGTTGTTTTTGGAGCCTCTGtgatagttgtaggtgcagctgttgttgtagtgggagcagctgtggttgttattGGATCCTCTGGTGTAATTGTCGGTGCACCTTTAGTTGTAGTGAGAGAAGCGTTGGTAGTAGTGGGAGaaactgtggttgttgttggagcttctgttgtagttgtagttgcagctgtggttgttgtttgatcctctgtggtagttgtaggggctgctgtggttgttgtgggagcagctgttgtagttgtaggtgcagctgtggttgtagtgggggcacctgttgtagttgtaggtgcagttgtGGTTCTTGTCGGAGCCTCTGCTGCAGTTGTAGGTGTAGCTGTGGTCgcagtgggagcagccgttgttttacgagcctctgttgtagttgtaggtgaagctgtggtcgaagtgggagcagccgttgttgctgttgttggaaTCTCTGTTGTAATTGTAGGTGCAgctttggttgtagtgggagcacctgttgtagttgtaggtgcagctttgGTTGTAGCGGTAgaacctgttgtagttgtaggtgcagctgttgttgtaggta
The Hypomesus transpacificus isolate Combined female chromosome 22, fHypTra1, whole genome shotgun sequence genome window above contains:
- the LOC124483924 gene encoding mucin-2-like gives rise to the protein TTTAAPTTSTASPTTTTAAPTTTTATPTTTTENPTATRASPTTTTSGPTTTTASPTATTFAPTNSPTTTSEAPTTTAAPTTTSTAPLIATEFPTTTTASPTKTTAAPTTTTDTPTTSATSPTTTTAAPKNTTDTPTTSTVSPTTTTATPTTTTEAPTTATATPSTTTAAPTTTTVAPTTTTAAPTTTRAAPIITTVAPTTTTAAPTTTTAAPTTTTAAPTSTTVAPTTTTASFTSIATAPTSLPHSTTSTTKIAIPATQTSSTTRFTTTSTGASTEPPQQNEGYLFLRMRLVRVFVIEYNNPKSPQYQELAANVTAELNWGYRKRYPFTFLRCIILGFW